Genomic window (Acipenser ruthenus chromosome 55, fAciRut3.2 maternal haplotype, whole genome shotgun sequence):
AGAACCGAAAGCTGCACCCGCGCCGAAGAAAGgctccaagaaggctgttgccaagacgcagcctaagggaggaaagaagcgcagaaagaccaggaaggagagctacgccatctacgtgtacaaagtgctgaagcaggtgcaccccgacaccggcatctcttctaaggcgatgggcatcatgaactcgttcgtcaatgacattttcgagcgcatcgccggcgagtcgtgccgcctggctcactacaacaagcgctccaccatcacttcccgggagatccagacagccgtgcgcctcctgctgcccggagagctggccaagcacgccgtgtctgagggcaccaaggccgtcaccaagtacaccagctccaagtaaaccgagacCGTCCCCGCTCCGTCCTTAcaacaacacaaaggctcttctaagagccacccaAAACCGCAAAAAGAGTGCAATTCTCACTTCAATCCTCTGTAAATTTTAAAACAGCGATGTtgaagttaaaatgtttttaatcatttgagaAAAAGTTATACTTGTGATTCGTTAAACCTAGCTATGCACAGGGTTTTAATATcggaggaatatatatatatatatatatatatatatatatatatatatatatatatatatatatatatagttttatttattttattttggagcTGTTTGACACTACTTTGACCACTagtttttactattattattatttatttatttaatctataTCGCTTCTCTACCCCTTGTATTAGAATGTATTCATAGCCTTGCTTTTGTTACTGATATACAAAGCACTAACAATTGACATTGATTATGTTTGTTGTCCAGTTTGTATTTGTCGAAGAAAGCGCCTAAACCTACAAGGGTAATAACCAAGCAGCTAAACCCGCAGCGAAGAAGACGGCTCTTAAAAAGAAGTGAACAGTTAAAGTGACGATTTCAGAGCCAACACATCTTTCTAAAAAAAGAGCAGATTTTCCTTGTATACATAATTAACCTGGCACTGCTGTGGTGTTTCAGCACGcagtttttaattgtttaatattaGAGTAAATCAATCGATACCTAATTAAGTATAATTACGATGACATTTATTAGGGATACGAATGTTGTTCGTTTTATATCTCATATCACTGTAGTTTGTCTAGATGTGGCCTTTCTTTCATCTAAGTAACACTCAACCATTATATTTGATCGTTTTACAAGAATAACATGTTGGGAAGAAAATGCGAAACCCTTCCATTGTCTAGAGATAACACTTTCAAATTGCTAAATATAAtagacaattaaaaacaataggtATTGGAATATAACGCTTTCAGAGAAGTGGGTGGCTCTTGggtttcactgtgtttttgttttaggggATATGCAGTTTAAGCGCGTTCCCCTCGGATgcggcgggccagctggatgtctttgggcatgatggtgactctcttggcAAGAATGGCACACaggtgtcctcaaagagcccaACAAGGTAAACCTCTCTAGCCTCCTGCAGCGCCACGacagcggagctctggaagcgcaggtcggtcttgaaatcctgagcgatttctcGGAGGAGCCGCTGGAAGGGCAACTTGCGGATCAGCAGCCCGGTGGGTTTCTAATG
Coding sequences:
- the LOC131723400 gene encoding histone H2B 3-like, encoding MPEPKAAPAPKKGSKKAVAKTQPKGGKKRRKTRKESYAIYVYKVLKQVHPDTGISSKAMGIMNSFVNDIFERIAGESCRLAHYNKRSTITSREIQTAVRLLLPGELAKHAVSEGTKAVTKYTSSK